One window of Burkholderia cepacia GG4 genomic DNA carries:
- a CDS encoding DUF3501 family protein translates to MTLTRDSLLTLEAYAKIRTTEHTRLVAYKRRRAVALGNHLRFLFEDETTIRYQIQEMLHIEKIFDEAGIEGELEAYLPLVPDGTNLKATLQIEYEHEAERRAALARLIGVEDRVYLRVDGHPDVYAIADEDLDRDNAEKTSAVHFVRFELSGPMRAALKDGAALSIGCDHPAYALPPQRVAADVAASLAGDLR, encoded by the coding sequence ATGACGCTGACCCGCGACTCGCTGCTGACCCTCGAAGCGTACGCCAAGATCCGCACGACCGAACATACACGGCTCGTCGCGTACAAGCGCCGCCGCGCGGTGGCGCTCGGCAACCATCTGCGCTTCCTGTTCGAGGACGAGACCACGATCCGCTACCAGATCCAGGAGATGCTCCACATCGAGAAGATCTTCGACGAGGCGGGCATCGAGGGCGAGCTGGAGGCCTATCTGCCACTCGTGCCCGACGGCACCAACCTGAAGGCGACGCTGCAGATCGAGTACGAGCACGAGGCCGAACGGCGGGCCGCGCTCGCGCGATTGATCGGCGTGGAGGATCGCGTGTACCTGCGGGTCGACGGGCATCCGGACGTCTATGCGATCGCCGACGAGGATCTCGACCGCGACAACGCGGAGAAGACCTCGGCCGTGCACTTCGTGCGCTTCGAATTGAGCGGGCCGATGCGCGCGGCGCTCAAGGATGGCGCGGCGCTGTCGATCGGCTGCGACCATCCGGCCTATGCGCTGCCGCCGCAGCGCGTGGCGGCGGACGTAGCCGCGTCGCTGGCCGGCGATCTGCGCTGA
- a CDS encoding heterodisulfide reductase-related iron-sulfur binding cluster, with product MPHKEGSLEAPTRHPLDWQSDTFYDQAAIDAEMTRVFDICAGCRRCVSLCGAFPALFDLVDDTPMGDIEEVPKDAFGKVVDQCYLCDLCYMTKCPYVPPHAWNVDFPHLMLRAKAARYQRGEAPLRDKVLSNTDALGHFAGIPIVTQTVNAVNRTPPARHALEAVLGVDRNAWLPEFAPRKFRRAAKRSDGPPVRDGERTPGKVAIYATCYVNFNEPGIGHDLLAILAHNEIPYELVTREACCGMPLLEQGNLAGVAAKKAVNMPVLERYAREGYALIGAIPSCVLMYKSELPLMFPGDDAVRAVADAFWDPFEYVIARHRDGLLKTDFKNGLGTVSYHVPCHARVQNIGRKTADALSLVPDTRVNVVERCSGHAGTFGVKKGFHADAMRIGAPVFKAMAEPKPDFVSSDCALAGHHIVQGIDEKGLPAAPLAHPLTLLRRAYGI from the coding sequence ATGCCCCACAAGGAAGGCAGTCTCGAAGCCCCGACCCGGCATCCGCTCGACTGGCAGTCCGATACGTTCTACGACCAGGCGGCGATCGACGCGGAAATGACGCGCGTGTTCGACATCTGCGCCGGGTGCCGGCGGTGCGTGTCGCTGTGCGGCGCGTTTCCCGCGCTGTTCGATCTCGTCGACGACACGCCGATGGGCGACATCGAGGAAGTGCCGAAGGATGCGTTCGGCAAGGTCGTCGACCAGTGCTACCTGTGCGACCTCTGCTACATGACGAAGTGTCCGTACGTGCCGCCGCATGCCTGGAACGTCGACTTCCCGCACCTGATGCTGCGCGCGAAGGCCGCGCGCTATCAGCGCGGCGAAGCGCCGCTGCGCGACAAGGTGCTGTCGAATACCGATGCGCTCGGCCATTTCGCGGGCATCCCGATCGTCACGCAGACGGTGAACGCGGTGAACCGCACGCCGCCCGCGCGTCACGCGCTCGAAGCGGTACTGGGTGTCGATCGCAACGCATGGCTGCCGGAGTTCGCGCCGCGCAAGTTCCGGCGCGCGGCGAAGCGCTCGGACGGCCCGCCGGTACGCGACGGCGAACGCACGCCCGGCAAGGTCGCGATCTATGCGACCTGCTACGTGAATTTCAACGAGCCGGGCATCGGCCACGACCTGCTTGCGATCCTCGCGCACAATGAGATCCCGTACGAGCTCGTCACGCGCGAAGCGTGCTGCGGGATGCCGCTGCTCGAGCAGGGCAACCTCGCGGGCGTCGCCGCGAAGAAGGCCGTCAACATGCCGGTGCTGGAGCGCTATGCGCGCGAAGGCTATGCGCTGATCGGCGCGATCCCGAGCTGCGTGCTGATGTACAAGAGCGAGCTGCCGCTGATGTTCCCCGGCGACGACGCCGTGCGCGCGGTGGCCGATGCCTTCTGGGATCCGTTCGAATACGTGATCGCGCGGCATCGCGATGGCTTGTTGAAGACCGATTTCAAGAACGGCCTCGGCACGGTGTCGTATCACGTGCCGTGCCACGCGCGCGTGCAGAACATCGGCCGCAAGACGGCCGACGCGCTGTCGCTCGTGCCCGATACGCGCGTGAACGTCGTCGAGCGCTGTTCGGGGCACGCGGGCACGTTTGGCGTGAAGAAGGGGTTCCATGCGGACGCGATGCGGATCGGCGCGCCCGTGTTCAAGGCGATGGCGGAGCCGAAGCCGGATTTCGTGTCGTCGGACTGCGCGCTCGCCGGCCATCACATCGTGCAGGGCATCGACGAGAAGGGGTTGCCCGCCGCGCCGCTTGCGCATCCGCTGACGCTGCTGCGTCGCGCGTACGGCATCTGA
- a CDS encoding rubrerythrin family protein, translating into MAQLKGSKTEENLKFAFAGESQANRRYLYFASKADVEGQNDVAALFRSTAEGETGHAHGHLEYLEAVGDPATGLPFGSSRLNLESAIAGETHEYTDMYPGMAKTARDEGFDEIANWFETLAKAERSHANRYTKALDALVD; encoded by the coding sequence ATGGCTCAACTCAAGGGCAGCAAGACCGAAGAGAATCTGAAGTTCGCATTCGCGGGCGAATCGCAAGCGAACCGGCGCTATCTGTATTTCGCTTCGAAGGCTGACGTCGAAGGCCAGAACGACGTCGCCGCGCTGTTCCGCTCGACTGCCGAAGGCGAAACGGGCCATGCGCACGGTCACCTCGAATACCTCGAAGCCGTCGGCGATCCGGCGACGGGCTTGCCGTTCGGGTCGTCGCGGCTGAACCTCGAATCGGCGATTGCCGGCGAAACGCACGAATACACCGACATGTATCCGGGCATGGCGAAGACGGCGCGCGACGAAGGCTTCGACGAAATCGCGAACTGGTTCGAGACGCTCGCGAAGGCCGAGCGCAGCCACGCGAACCGCTATACGAAGGCGCTGGACGCACTGGTCGACTGA
- a CDS encoding RNA polymerase sigma factor, whose product MTREATHRAIEAVWRIEAPKIIARAARVVRDVGVAEELAQDTLVAALEHWPVDGVPDNPAAWLMTAVKRRALDRVRQESLHAAKRDQLGHEMDALEAHVVPDIVDALAEARDDDIGDDLLRLIFTSCHPVLSTDARVALTLRLLGGLTTGEIARAFLAPEPTIAQRIVRAKRTLTAARVPFEVPAIDARPARLASVLEVIYLIFNEGHAATAGDDWTRPALCDEALRLGRVLAGLAPDESEVLGLVALMELQASRMHARTDAQGRPVLLLDQDRSRWDPLLIRRGLAALERATQLGGVRGPYALQAALAACHARARHASDTDWAQIVALYDALAEVAPSPVVELNRAVAVGMAFGPAAALELVDELRDDPALARYHWLPSVRGDLLAKLGRADEAKAEFRRAAELTRNERERELLLKRATDA is encoded by the coding sequence GTGACGCGCGAGGCGACTCATCGTGCGATCGAGGCCGTCTGGCGCATCGAGGCACCGAAGATCATCGCGCGCGCCGCGCGCGTGGTGCGCGACGTCGGCGTGGCCGAGGAGCTTGCGCAGGACACGCTCGTCGCCGCGCTCGAGCACTGGCCCGTCGACGGCGTGCCGGACAACCCGGCCGCGTGGCTGATGACTGCCGTGAAGCGTCGCGCGCTCGACCGGGTCCGGCAGGAGTCGCTGCATGCGGCCAAGCGCGACCAGCTCGGTCATGAAATGGACGCGCTCGAAGCGCATGTCGTTCCCGACATCGTGGATGCGCTCGCCGAGGCACGCGACGACGACATCGGCGACGACCTGCTGCGGCTGATCTTCACGTCGTGCCATCCGGTGCTGTCGACCGATGCGCGCGTCGCGCTGACCCTGCGGCTGCTCGGCGGGCTGACCACGGGCGAGATCGCGCGGGCGTTCCTCGCGCCGGAGCCGACCATCGCGCAGCGCATCGTGCGCGCGAAGCGCACGCTCACGGCGGCGCGCGTGCCGTTCGAGGTGCCGGCCATCGATGCGCGGCCCGCGCGGCTCGCGTCGGTGCTCGAAGTGATCTACCTGATCTTCAACGAAGGCCATGCGGCGACCGCGGGCGACGACTGGACGCGCCCGGCGCTGTGCGACGAGGCGCTGCGCCTCGGCCGTGTGCTGGCCGGGCTCGCGCCGGACGAAAGCGAAGTGCTCGGGCTCGTCGCGTTGATGGAGTTGCAGGCGTCGCGCATGCATGCGCGTACCGATGCGCAGGGGCGCCCCGTGCTGCTGCTCGACCAGGACCGCAGCCGCTGGGATCCGCTGCTGATCCGGCGCGGCCTCGCGGCGCTCGAGCGGGCGACGCAGCTCGGCGGCGTGCGCGGGCCGTATGCGCTGCAGGCCGCGCTGGCGGCCTGCCATGCGCGTGCGCGGCACGCGTCGGACACCGACTGGGCGCAGATCGTCGCGCTGTATGACGCGCTCGCCGAAGTCGCGCCGTCGCCGGTCGTCGAACTGAACCGCGCGGTGGCGGTGGGCATGGCGTTTGGGCCGGCCGCCGCGCTCGAGCTCGTCGATGAGCTGCGCGATGATCCCGCGCTGGCGCGCTATCACTGGCTGCCGAGCGTACGCGGCGACCTGCTCGCGAAGCTCGGCCGTGCTGACGAGGCGAAGGCCGAATTCCGGCGCGCGGCGGAATTGACCCGTAACGAACGCGAAAGGGAATTGCTGCTCAAGCGGGCGACGGATGCGTGA